A region from the Flavobacteriales bacterium genome encodes:
- a CDS encoding LysM peptidoglycan-binding domain-containing protein, whose product MLKKLFVAIVMVFSIMAYGQNDTIDQKFVTHEVQPKETLYGICKKYSIDQETLVKYNPQLADGLKIGQQLLIPVVERQPVENLYLANEAYLLHRVVKGNTIYSITKEYGISTQQLYDINPELVETGLQVGTLIRIPVKIDLKAPADTVIREVSKGPKLTPSLRLNTVPDSLRGRSYKVGVILPFYLQINDSLDLNRALEEDQIVFPKSEIALDFYYGLRIALDTLAKQGLQIELTVEDSENDPFFSWSAYQKMEDFDLVIGPLYTDNVLAIANRRREGGPILVSPFSKNPSIVYSHSKNVQIQPSDRQMVDFLAQSVIEKFRNDHLFLVYTDTAQDLENAKYMREKFNYYLDSGKVREIEVYDAQIDGLDWLKEYDTNIVIVPSIDKVFMTDFITQLNAERLDNVIVIGLSDIERLNVDKSYFNNLNLHFPATQAPQYQDSLMISFLSQYRSRFHDEPSRFSIQGFDIGYFFGRMLLETGSLDELTSRKERLLQNGFDFRENSRGSFVNKHVFLLRYEGFERVIAD is encoded by the coding sequence GTGCTAAAAAAGTTGTTTGTTGCTATTGTGATGGTGTTTTCGATTATGGCCTACGGCCAGAATGACACCATTGATCAAAAGTTCGTCACACACGAAGTTCAACCCAAGGAAACTTTGTACGGGATCTGCAAGAAGTACTCTATTGACCAGGAAACCTTGGTCAAGTACAATCCGCAGCTCGCGGACGGACTCAAGATCGGGCAGCAGCTGCTCATCCCGGTCGTTGAACGCCAGCCCGTCGAAAACCTTTACTTGGCTAATGAAGCCTACTTGCTCCACCGAGTAGTCAAAGGAAACACCATTTACAGCATTACCAAGGAATACGGGATCAGCACTCAGCAACTATACGATATCAATCCCGAACTGGTCGAAACTGGCCTTCAAGTGGGAACGCTGATCCGCATCCCGGTAAAGATCGACCTCAAAGCTCCGGCCGACACGGTCATCAGAGAAGTCAGTAAAGGGCCCAAACTGACCCCATCACTCAGACTCAACACGGTTCCCGATAGTTTGCGCGGTCGATCGTATAAAGTTGGGGTGATCCTACCTTTTTATCTTCAGATCAACGACAGCCTCGATCTAAATAGAGCACTCGAAGAAGACCAGATCGTTTTTCCAAAATCAGAGATCGCCTTGGACTTTTATTACGGGTTGCGAATTGCTCTCGATACTCTTGCTAAACAAGGTCTTCAAATTGAGCTTACCGTTGAGGATTCCGAAAACGATCCGTTCTTCTCGTGGTCGGCGTATCAGAAAATGGAGGACTTCGACCTCGTTATTGGTCCGCTTTATACCGACAATGTGCTCGCTATTGCCAACCGCCGTAGGGAGGGAGGCCCGATCCTGGTTTCTCCTTTCAGCAAGAACCCAAGTATCGTTTATTCGCATTCCAAGAACGTTCAAATTCAACCGTCGGATCGTCAGATGGTCGATTTCCTCGCCCAGTCGGTTATCGAGAAGTTCAGAAATGATCACTTGTTTCTCGTTTATACCGATACGGCTCAAGACCTCGAAAATGCAAAGTACATGCGCGAGAAGTTTAACTATTACCTCGATTCGGGAAAAGTGCGTGAGATCGAGGTTTACGATGCCCAGATCGACGGGCTCGATTGGCTGAAGGAATACGATACCAACATCGTTATAGTACCCAGTATCGACAAGGTATTTATGACGGATTTCATCACCCAACTCAATGCTGAGCGGCTCGATAACGTCATCGTGATCGGACTTTCAGATATCGAGCGACTCAATGTCGACAAATCTTATTTCAATAACCTCAATTTACATTTTCCGGCTACGCAAGCGCCTCAGTATCAAGACTCTTTGATGATCTCTTTCTTGAGTCAGTATCGATCGCGATTCCACGACGAGCCCAGCCGTTTTTCTATCCAAGGATTCGACATCGGCTACTTCTTTGGCCGTATGTTACTCGAAACGGGTTCCTTGGACGAACTGACTTCTCGAAAGGAACGCCTGTTGCAGAACGGCTTCGATTTCCGAGAAAACTCGCGTGGAAGCTTCGTTAATAAACACGTTTTCCTTTTGCGATACGAAGGCTTTGAACGAGTGATCGCCGACTGA
- a CDS encoding pentapeptide repeat-containing protein codes for MAKKFFNEKEFTGVDFAESTWELGDYEMCVFKDCNLSGIDLSESRFIECTFRDCDLSNCKILETAFQDCEFSGSKLLGLLFEVGSSFSFATRFRRCQLDHSSFYQVDLTRSTFVHCSINQVDFTESNLNGSTLVSCDLSNATFDRTRLEKADLSGSYNLRIDPEINDIRGTKVSINALPGLLNKYGLQIEN; via the coding sequence ATGGCGAAGAAATTTTTTAACGAAAAGGAATTTACCGGGGTGGATTTCGCCGAATCTACCTGGGAACTCGGCGATTACGAAATGTGTGTATTCAAGGATTGCAACCTCAGCGGAATTGATCTGTCCGAGTCAAGATTCATCGAATGCACCTTTAGGGACTGCGATTTGAGTAATTGCAAAATTCTGGAAACGGCCTTTCAAGATTGCGAGTTTTCGGGGTCTAAGCTCCTCGGTCTTTTGTTTGAAGTAGGCTCAAGTTTTTCGTTCGCGACTCGCTTTCGAAGATGTCAATTAGATCATTCTAGCTTTTACCAGGTTGATCTTACGCGATCAACGTTTGTCCATTGCTCCATAAATCAGGTGGACTTTACTGAATCTAACCTTAACGGATCAACTTTGGTGTCCTGTGACCTGAGTAATGCAACTTTCGACCGGACCCGTCTGGAAAAGGCTGACCTATCTGGGTCGTACAACCTCCGTATCGATCCCGAAATCAACGATATCAGAGGTACCAAGGTCTCTATTAACGCTTTGCCCGGATTGCTCAACAAATACGGGCTACAGATAGAGAATTGA
- a CDS encoding alkaline phosphatase family protein has protein sequence MVGYSEMKEVVLWVQTTRSVDVAFGYSPENGNHEFMTSTSRSSAEDAFVVKLICDSVDEGTTYDYRVFINGLPIQLDRKLDFETQKMWRWREDPPSFTFAIGSCAYVNEEKYDRPGKPYGSDYQIFETLSDTDPNFMIWMGDNTYLREADWYSRTGILRRNTHTRSLPEIQDFLGHVHHYATWDDHDYGPNNSDRSFRNKADTKEAFDLFWANPTSGLKGEGVTTMFQWADMDFFMLDNRWFRNANRRFDIDTADRSVLGEAQMQWLFDQLSTSYAPYKFVIMGGQFLNTHAGYETMMDLSPTERQRIIDFIYETDLEGVVFLTGDRHHSEISVLEADGKPRIYDITISPLTAGTVWDKAIEEPNSLRVDGTWVNSHCFGLFEVTGPRKERKLNLRVIDADGKELFTFDLSREN, from the coding sequence ATGGTTGGGTATTCCGAAATGAAAGAAGTTGTTCTGTGGGTTCAAACCACCCGTTCGGTGGATGTTGCATTTGGCTATTCACCCGAGAATGGCAACCACGAATTCATGACCTCAACGAGCCGAAGTTCCGCCGAAGATGCCTTCGTAGTCAAACTCATCTGCGATTCGGTCGATGAAGGAACGACATACGATTACCGTGTTTTCATCAATGGTCTACCCATTCAGCTCGATCGAAAGCTGGACTTCGAGACACAGAAGATGTGGCGATGGCGTGAGGATCCGCCTAGTTTCACGTTCGCTATTGGTTCCTGTGCCTATGTGAATGAAGAGAAGTACGATCGGCCCGGAAAACCCTACGGAAGTGACTATCAGATATTCGAAACTCTGAGTGATACTGACCCTAATTTCATGATATGGATGGGCGACAACACTTATTTGCGAGAGGCCGACTGGTACAGTAGAACTGGAATTCTTCGCCGCAACACGCACACGCGTTCGCTACCAGAAATTCAAGATTTCCTAGGGCACGTTCATCATTACGCTACATGGGATGATCACGATTACGGTCCAAACAACAGCGATCGAAGCTTCAGGAATAAAGCCGACACCAAAGAAGCGTTCGATCTGTTTTGGGCAAACCCCACAAGCGGTTTAAAGGGTGAAGGAGTGACCACTATGTTCCAGTGGGCCGATATGGACTTCTTTATGCTCGACAATCGGTGGTTCCGCAACGCAAACAGGCGATTCGATATAGATACAGCAGACCGATCGGTATTGGGTGAAGCTCAAATGCAATGGTTGTTCGACCAGTTGTCGACCAGCTATGCTCCGTACAAATTCGTGATCATGGGCGGACAATTCCTAAATACCCATGCCGGTTACGAAACCATGATGGATTTGAGTCCGACCGAGCGACAGCGAATCATTGACTTTATATACGAGACCGACCTAGAGGGAGTGGTCTTCTTGACCGGGGATCGACACCACAGTGAAATAAGCGTATTAGAGGCCGATGGCAAACCTAGAATTTACGATATAACGATATCTCCTCTAACAGCAGGAACAGTATGGGACAAGGCCATTGAAGAGCCGAACTCATTACGCGTTGATGGTACTTGGGTGAATAGTCATTGCTTCGGACTATTTGAGGTAACCGGTCCCCGGAAAGAGCGAAAACTCAACTTACGGGTTATCGACGCCGACGGTAAGGAGTTGTTCACCTTTGACCTTAGTCGGGAGAACTGA
- a CDS encoding fasciclin domain-containing protein, whose product MRKSMVVIGTLLLSAFVIAACDDDDMAMPEQKTITQTAAETPRFSILVAALQRTGLNVVLNGSDQYTVFAPNNDAFSDLLDALGVADLDDLSAAVGGDALANILLYHVLQGEVKARDVTTGFVATAGVYNGIDGANLSAFIDASAGVRINDEAEVINTDIDASNGVIHELNGVILPKNLVELASLSPSHTSLVAAVGAADAVVAARLSSETEVTTVFAPTNDAFANLLDAAQVNDLAELVAAIGVDGLTSVLLYHTVNGNVRSTGVPNGGVATLEGTLISTNPTALTITDVNGTVANIEVTDIQGTYGVIHVVDAVIQP is encoded by the coding sequence ATGAGAAAGAGCATGGTCGTGATCGGAACTCTGCTCTTAAGCGCCTTCGTAATTGCGGCATGTGACGACGACGACATGGCCATGCCAGAACAGAAGACTATTACTCAAACGGCTGCGGAGACCCCGAGGTTCAGCATACTTGTCGCAGCCCTACAACGCACGGGACTTAACGTCGTTTTGAATGGGTCCGACCAGTACACGGTATTTGCGCCAAATAATGATGCTTTTTCCGATTTGCTCGACGCTTTAGGAGTAGCTGATCTAGATGATCTCAGCGCCGCTGTCGGAGGTGATGCGCTTGCAAATATTCTACTATATCACGTATTGCAAGGAGAGGTGAAGGCAAGGGATGTAACGACTGGTTTCGTTGCAACGGCTGGAGTATATAATGGAATTGATGGAGCCAACCTCAGTGCCTTTATCGATGCCTCTGCCGGAGTTCGAATAAACGACGAAGCGGAAGTGATCAATACGGATATCGACGCTTCTAATGGTGTCATTCACGAGTTGAATGGAGTAATTCTCCCGAAAAACTTGGTAGAACTAGCTAGTTTGAGTCCAAGTCATACTTCTTTGGTAGCTGCTGTCGGCGCTGCAGATGCTGTGGTTGCAGCACGTTTGTCAAGTGAAACAGAAGTAACTACAGTATTTGCTCCGACCAATGATGCCTTTGCAAACCTACTTGATGCAGCACAAGTGAATGACTTAGCCGAGCTTGTTGCCGCAATTGGAGTGGACGGCTTGACCAGTGTTCTTCTTTACCACACCGTGAATGGAAATGTGCGTTCAACGGGGGTGCCGAATGGTGGAGTAGCGACACTTGAAGGAACCTTGATAAGTACGAATCCGACGGCACTGACCATTACAGATGTGAATGGGACGGTTGCTAATATCGAGGTAACGGACATTCAAGGAACCTATGGTGTAATTCACGTTGTCGACGCGGTTATTCAACCTTGA
- a CDS encoding thioredoxin family protein — translation MDWVKEFQRGWTYEQYRSKLDDLMASGKTTGDNHSGSYLEYTRMNMRRMDRLQKTPALQGEIISIMKGIESPMLWLTITEGWCGDAAQIIPI, via the coding sequence ATGGATTGGGTTAAAGAATTCCAAAGGGGATGGACATACGAACAATATCGGTCGAAGCTAGATGATCTTATGGCCTCTGGAAAGACCACAGGCGACAATCACTCCGGGTCGTATCTAGAATACACGCGGATGAACATGCGCCGTATGGATCGGCTTCAAAAGACTCCGGCGCTTCAGGGCGAGATCATTTCGATCATGAAGGGTATTGAAAGCCCGATGCTGTGGCTAACGATCACAGAAGGCTGGTGTGGCGATGCAGCCCAGATCATTCCAATTTAA
- a CDS encoding thioredoxin family protein yields the protein MAAESPNVLTRYILRDENHEIMDHFLTDGGRAIPITIVIDAQTGSLLGHWGPRPKAAQDILHQWKAAGDQPYSVFSEQVHTWYAKNKTVDIQKEFSSKLKALTDAEVHS from the coding sequence ATGGCCGCCGAAAGTCCGAACGTACTGACGCGTTATATCCTCAGAGATGAGAATCACGAGATCATGGATCACTTTTTAACCGACGGCGGGCGAGCGATACCGATCACCATTGTCATAGATGCTCAAACGGGTAGTTTGTTGGGGCATTGGGGGCCCAGGCCAAAGGCCGCGCAGGATATTTTGCACCAATGGAAAGCTGCTGGTGATCAACCCTATTCGGTATTTAGCGAGCAGGTTCACACGTGGTACGCCAAGAACAAAACCGTGGATATTCAAAAGGAGTTTTCGAGCAAATTGAAGGCATTAACGGACGCCGAGGTTCACTCGTAA
- a CDS encoding histone deacetylase → MLKIAWSEHYHHPLPEGHRFPMEKYTLLPEQLRYEGTADESHFHAPKPISEEVILRTHDPVYWQRLRDGELTPKEQRKTGFPHSPSLVERERVISQGTVDIANHALEHGCGLNVAGGTHHAYTDRGEGFCLLNDLAIAANWLLKTNKIMTRPSRADAGAPVLIFDLDVHQGNGTAQIFRNDPNVYTFSMHGANNYPLHKETSDRDVALDDNTPDEVFLKILQKELHETLDRVRPGFVFYLAGVDVLATDKLGRLGLSLDGCKRRDEIVISKLSQLGLPCAIAMGGGYSERIADIVEAHANTFRLAKFYYE, encoded by the coding sequence ATGCTCAAGATTGCCTGGTCCGAACACTACCACCACCCTTTGCCCGAAGGACACCGATTCCCGATGGAAAAGTACACCCTCCTACCCGAGCAACTGCGTTATGAGGGAACGGCCGACGAATCGCATTTCCACGCCCCAAAACCCATTTCCGAGGAGGTAATCCTCCGGACGCACGATCCTGTATACTGGCAACGGCTGCGCGATGGCGAACTCACGCCCAAGGAGCAGCGAAAGACCGGTTTCCCGCATAGCCCCTCACTTGTAGAGCGTGAAAGGGTCATCAGCCAGGGCACCGTTGACATCGCCAACCACGCGCTGGAACACGGCTGCGGACTAAACGTCGCGGGCGGAACCCACCATGCGTATACCGATCGCGGCGAAGGATTTTGCCTCCTCAACGACCTGGCCATCGCGGCAAACTGGCTACTCAAAACCAATAAAATAATGACTAGGCCCTCTCGGGCCGATGCGGGAGCACCCGTTCTGATCTTCGATTTGGATGTGCATCAGGGCAATGGAACCGCTCAGATATTTCGGAACGATCCGAATGTATATACCTTTTCCATGCACGGAGCCAACAACTACCCCTTACATAAAGAAACAAGTGATCGCGACGTAGCATTGGACGACAATACACCAGATGAAGTATTCCTCAAAATTCTTCAAAAGGAACTCCACGAAACACTAGATCGCGTAAGGCCCGGATTCGTTTTCTACCTTGCAGGAGTCGATGTGCTGGCCACCGATAAGCTCGGTCGGCTTGGCCTCAGCCTCGATGGATGTAAGCGACGCGATGAGATCGTGATATCGAAACTCAGTCAACTCGGACTTCCTTGTGCAATTGCCATGGGCGGCGGCTATTCGGAGCGTATCGCGGACATCGTTGAGGCACATGCCAATACGTTCCGACTCGCGAAATTCTATTACGAGTGA